From Oenococcus sicerae, the proteins below share one genomic window:
- the rplL gene encoding 50S ribosomal protein L7/L12 — protein MAFDKDAIIASLKEASILDLADLVKAIEEEFGVSAAAPAAAAAAGEDAAVKDSFDVELTEPGQAKIGVIKAVRDATGLGLKESKDLVDGAPSVIKSALSESDANDLKAKLEAAGATVTLK, from the coding sequence ATGGCATTTGATAAAGATGCAATTATCGCTTCTTTGAAAGAAGCTTCTATCCTCGACTTAGCTGACTTAGTTAAGGCGATCGAAGAAGAATTTGGTGTTTCAGCCGCTGCACCTGCAGCAGCTGCAGCCGCCGGCGAAGATGCTGCGGTCAAGGATTCATTTGATGTTGAATTAACTGAACCTGGCCAAGCTAAAATCGGTGTTATCAAGGCAGTTCGTGATGCTACTGGACTTGGCTTGAAAGAGTCTAAAGACTTAGTTGATGGCGCACCATCAGTTATCAAGTCAGCTTTGAGCGAAAGCGATGCTAACGATTTGAAGGCAAAGTTGGAAGCTGCTGGCGCTACAGTTACTTTGAAGTAA
- a CDS encoding sigma factor, with product MEIETVVRDIREGNESGYSFLIRETEGFLHTIHHRHLQNVLEFDEWRSEAFCVLMNATQKYQMAHGCKFTTYYFSALHHKAMDLLRKSYSLKEKNRRKNISLDNLTVDGFDPVDHNWNQAQTKMDFEDAISETDFHLGKQEELAIKHLFGDLETVMEIEKKVKNHALDYRQKRLMKDIYNHFYGLNDKK from the coding sequence ATGGAGATTGAAACAGTTGTTAGAGATATTAGAGAAGGGAACGAAAGCGGTTATTCATTTTTAATTAGAGAAACAGAAGGATTTTTACATACGATTCATCATCGACACTTGCAGAATGTTTTAGAATTTGATGAATGGCGCAGCGAGGCTTTTTGTGTTTTGATGAATGCCACGCAGAAATACCAAATGGCGCACGGCTGCAAGTTTACGACTTATTATTTTTCAGCTTTGCATCATAAAGCAATGGATCTTTTAAGAAAATCTTATTCATTGAAGGAAAAGAATAGGCGAAAAAATATTTCATTGGATAATTTGACGGTTGATGGTTTTGATCCAGTAGACCATAATTGGAACCAAGCTCAAACAAAAATGGATTTCGAAGATGCGATCAGTGAAACTGATTTTCATCTCGGCAAACAAGAAGAGCTAGCTATCAAACATTTATTCGGTGACCTGGAAACTGTTATGGAAATCGAGAAAAAGGTCAAAAATCATGCACTTGATTATCGCCAGAAACGCTTGATGAAGGACATCTACAATCATTTTTATGGTTTAAATGACAAAAAATAA
- a CDS encoding cation-translocating P-type ATPase yields MDDKDFSEKTLDQLYQQLGSSKNGLSQNQANEKIKKFGENIITRARGESQFKLFLKSFTSMMAILLWVSGVIAIFAGMAELGIAIWAVNVINGLFSFWQEFAAKKATDSLMKLLPTYANVYRDHKLTKIVATELVPGDIFSIQAGNSISADARLIETDELQVDESALTGESMLVSKSLDYSKGQGKFAYGNLIYAGTTVSTGTGLAIALNTGMQTEFGQIAKLTQTSKQVDSPLQIELNRLTRQLSMIAISIGVVFFFSAIFFVKNPIAKSFIFALGMIVAFIPEGLLPTVTLSLAQAVQRMAHKNALVKNLNSVETLGETTVIATDKTGTLTQNQMTINHVWTKDSEYEVSGEGYVNNGEIREKNKPVSLDQHPSLKQLVTIAALDNDTQVQAPKSLKDLPKILGTPTEAALVILSEKSAIDRAALGKQFPRIHEVPFDSRRQRMSTIHQTADGQRIIMTKGALDFVLKVADNILDNGRVRPITDHDKQDILAANRKYASDGLRSLAFAYRKDDSQLDPKAYKVDNTEQHLTFVGLAAMSDPPRPEIYEAVRKAHSAGIKIIMVTGDSELTAQSIAIKIGLVSKKARVVTGEELDKMSTDQLKSALAGEVLFARVAPEQKYQIVTTLQSLGHIVASTGDGVNDAPALKQANIGVAMGVTGTDVAKDAADMILTDDNFASIVAAIEEGRAVYSNIQKFLLYILNSNLPEAIPSVLFLLSGGAIPLSLTVMQILTVDLGTDMLPALGLGAEKIEVGVMEQPPRDRKAHLLTKNLLIKAFGWYGLWGSIISTAGYFFINWTFGWPGQALVSSGLRYREATTMTLASIIFFQIAAAINARTEKTSVFKIGIFSNHHIDFGIFFEIILLVVLMYVPLFQNLFETAPLGGIEWLILACVPLPMILLEEARKAWVRKH; encoded by the coding sequence ATGGATGATAAAGATTTTTCCGAAAAAACATTAGATCAGCTGTATCAGCAGCTCGGTTCTAGTAAAAACGGATTATCGCAAAATCAAGCGAACGAGAAGATAAAGAAATTTGGCGAGAACATTATTACACGAGCTCGCGGCGAGTCGCAATTTAAATTATTTCTGAAGTCCTTTACAAGTATGATGGCGATCCTGCTCTGGGTGTCTGGTGTGATCGCAATTTTTGCCGGCATGGCTGAATTAGGTATTGCGATTTGGGCTGTCAACGTCATTAATGGCTTGTTTTCTTTTTGGCAGGAATTTGCCGCCAAAAAAGCGACTGACTCCCTGATGAAACTGCTGCCAACCTACGCCAATGTTTACCGTGATCATAAACTGACGAAAATCGTTGCGACAGAATTAGTTCCCGGCGATATTTTTTCGATTCAAGCTGGTAATTCTATCTCAGCTGATGCTAGATTGATCGAAACAGATGAATTGCAAGTTGATGAGTCGGCTTTGACTGGTGAATCCATGCTTGTGAGCAAATCTCTGGATTATTCAAAAGGCCAAGGCAAGTTTGCTTATGGTAATTTGATTTATGCCGGCACGACCGTTTCAACCGGTACTGGTCTAGCGATTGCTTTAAACACGGGGATGCAGACTGAATTTGGTCAGATCGCTAAACTGACACAGACATCCAAACAAGTCGATTCGCCTTTGCAGATCGAGTTGAATCGTTTGACTCGGCAGTTATCGATGATTGCCATTTCGATCGGTGTCGTCTTCTTCTTTTCAGCGATTTTTTTCGTAAAAAATCCGATCGCAAAATCATTTATTTTTGCTTTGGGCATGATCGTAGCCTTTATCCCGGAAGGCCTTTTGCCGACCGTGACACTGTCACTAGCTCAGGCCGTTCAACGTATGGCACACAAAAATGCCTTAGTCAAAAATCTGAATTCGGTTGAGACCTTGGGTGAAACAACCGTGATCGCGACAGACAAAACAGGTACTTTAACGCAAAATCAGATGACAATCAATCATGTTTGGACAAAAGATTCTGAGTATGAAGTCTCTGGCGAAGGTTACGTGAATAACGGCGAGATCCGCGAGAAAAATAAGCCGGTCTCATTAGATCAGCATCCATCGTTAAAACAGTTAGTGACGATTGCGGCATTAGATAATGATACGCAAGTGCAAGCGCCAAAATCCCTGAAAGATCTACCGAAAATTCTTGGAACACCAACTGAAGCAGCACTGGTGATTTTGTCGGAAAAATCTGCGATTGATCGAGCAGCTTTAGGAAAACAGTTTCCGCGGATTCACGAAGTCCCCTTTGATTCACGGCGGCAGCGTATGAGCACAATACATCAAACAGCTGATGGCCAGCGCATAATTATGACAAAAGGTGCTTTGGACTTCGTCTTGAAAGTGGCTGACAATATTTTAGACAATGGTCGAGTACGTCCGATTACGGATCATGACAAACAGGATATTTTGGCAGCGAATCGTAAATATGCGAGTGATGGTTTACGTTCGCTGGCTTTTGCTTATCGAAAAGATGATAGCCAGTTGGATCCCAAAGCTTATAAGGTTGACAACACAGAACAGCATCTGACCTTTGTTGGTTTGGCGGCTATGTCTGATCCGCCGCGGCCGGAAATTTATGAAGCAGTTCGCAAGGCTCATTCAGCTGGGATTAAAATTATTATGGTAACAGGCGACTCGGAATTGACAGCCCAATCGATCGCTATCAAAATTGGTTTGGTTTCCAAAAAGGCGCGTGTCGTGACTGGTGAAGAGCTTGATAAGATGAGCACAGACCAATTAAAGTCAGCTTTAGCTGGTGAGGTTCTTTTTGCCCGAGTAGCGCCGGAACAAAAATACCAGATCGTGACAACTTTGCAGTCGCTTGGCCATATCGTCGCCTCGACCGGAGATGGTGTTAATGATGCACCGGCTTTGAAACAAGCGAATATTGGCGTTGCTATGGGTGTGACTGGGACAGATGTTGCTAAAGATGCAGCTGATATGATTTTGACTGACGATAATTTCGCTTCAATTGTGGCTGCGATCGAAGAAGGGCGAGCTGTTTATTCGAATATTCAAAAATTCCTCTTGTATATTTTAAATTCGAACTTGCCTGAGGCAATTCCGTCAGTATTATTTTTGCTGTCAGGTGGTGCGATTCCCTTATCCTTAACGGTCATGCAGATCTTGACAGTTGATCTTGGTACGGATATGCTGCCGGCCTTGGGTCTAGGCGCTGAGAAAATTGAGGTTGGCGTGATGGAACAGCCGCCGCGTGATCGTAAGGCTCACTTATTAACGAAAAACTTGTTGATTAAGGCCTTTGGCTGGTACGGTCTTTGGGGATCGATCATTTCCACGGCAGGCTACTTCTTTATCAACTGGACTTTTGGCTGGCCCGGACAAGCATTGGTCTCATCAGGCCTTCGTTACCGCGAAGCAACAACAATGACGTTAGCTAGTATTATTTTCTTCCAAATTGCTGCTGCGATCAATGCTCGAACGGAAAAAACATCTGTCTTCAAAATTGGCATTTTTTCTAATCACCATATTGATTTCGGTATCTTTTTTGAAATTATTTTACTGGTCGTTTTAATGTATGTACCGCTTTTCCAAAATCTCTTCGAAACAGCACCGCTTGGTGGCATAGAATGGCTGATTTTAGCCTGTGTACCTTTGCCGATGATTTTGCTCGAAGAAGCTCGCAAAGCTTGGGTCAGAAAACACTAG
- the nusG gene encoding transcription termination/antitermination protein NusG translates to MVESEVQKDWYVVHTYSGYENRVKLNLEQRRESMGMTDFIFQVIVPENEKIKTGPNGELKKVVENDFPGYVLVQMTMTDQSWYVVRNTPGVTGFLGSHGQGSKPNPVTKDEIDRIMHRMGLIERKVDDLKVEVGETVSIIGGAMNGMEGKITSIDREKQEVKVLVDMFGRETETEVPFNDIDKIY, encoded by the coding sequence ATGGTTGAATCAGAAGTACAAAAGGATTGGTACGTTGTCCATACCTATTCAGGCTATGAAAATCGTGTCAAATTAAACCTAGAGCAGCGTCGTGAGTCAATGGGAATGACGGATTTTATTTTTCAAGTGATCGTGCCGGAAAATGAAAAAATCAAGACAGGTCCAAATGGCGAATTAAAAAAGGTTGTTGAAAATGATTTTCCTGGTTATGTATTGGTCCAAATGACGATGACTGATCAATCTTGGTATGTTGTGCGTAACACACCTGGTGTTACAGGCTTTTTGGGTTCGCATGGACAAGGATCGAAACCAAATCCTGTTACAAAAGACGAGATTGACCGCATCATGCACCGTATGGGATTGATCGAAAGAAAAGTTGATGATCTGAAAGTAGAAGTTGGTGAAACGGTTTCTATTATCGGTGGCGCCATGAATGGTATGGAAGGTAAAATTACATCGATCGATAGAGAGAAGCAAGAAGTTAAAGTTCTGGTTGATATGTTTGGTCGGGAAACTGAGACGGAAGTACCATTTAACGATATCGATAAAATTTATTGA
- a CDS encoding nucleoside deaminase, producing MSYDRSEIDKFMQAALDQAQLAFQEGEVPIGAVIVKDGLVIAAGHNQKEQTQIATAHAEKIVIEAANKQLASWRLNDCSLFVTIEPCVMCCGAIIQSRIPQLYYGAADPKFGGVSSLYHLLEDSRANHVVSVNGGILADQAAELMQDFFHKIRAN from the coding sequence ATGTCTTACGATCGATCCGAAATTGATAAATTCATGCAAGCAGCCCTTGACCAGGCACAGCTGGCTTTTCAGGAAGGTGAAGTGCCGATCGGTGCTGTGATCGTCAAAGACGGCCTTGTGATCGCAGCAGGTCATAATCAAAAAGAGCAGACACAGATCGCAACCGCGCATGCTGAAAAAATTGTGATCGAAGCTGCTAATAAGCAATTAGCTAGCTGGCGTTTAAATGACTGCTCGCTTTTTGTGACGATCGAACCCTGTGTGATGTGCTGCGGTGCCATTATTCAAAGCCGGATCCCGCAGCTCTATTACGGGGCGGCTGATCCAAAATTTGGTGGTGTATCTTCCTTGTACCATTTGCTTGAAGATAGTCGTGCAAACCACGTTGTTTCTGTCAATGGTGGTATTTTGGCTGATCAGGCAGCGGAGCTTATGCAAGATTTTTTTCACAAGATTCGTGCTAACTAA
- the rlmB gene encoding 23S rRNA (guanosine(2251)-2'-O)-methyltransferase RlmB, whose amino-acid sequence MADEVVYGVHASLEVLENNQTINKVYLSASLAKNRAQQIRQMADELKVVVQDVDSKRLDELTAHGNHQGIAVSIAAYEYVPVDDILTKINGHDPFLVILDEIEDPHNLGSILRTADAAGVDGIIIPKRRAVQLTQIVAKVSTGAIEHVPVARVTNINNTIDELKQRGFWIFGTDMQGQDYTQWDARGSIAIVIGNEGRGISAQTKKKVDQMLTIPMAGHVQSLNASVAAALLIYQAFNSRRLKK is encoded by the coding sequence GTGGCTGATGAAGTTGTTTATGGTGTCCATGCTTCATTAGAAGTTTTGGAAAATAATCAGACGATCAATAAGGTCTATTTAAGTGCCTCTTTAGCAAAAAATCGTGCTCAGCAAATTAGACAAATGGCTGATGAATTGAAAGTTGTTGTTCAAGATGTTGATAGCAAACGTCTTGATGAATTGACAGCTCACGGAAATCATCAAGGGATCGCAGTTTCGATCGCTGCTTATGAATACGTGCCGGTTGATGATATTTTAACTAAAATTAATGGCCACGACCCCTTTCTCGTGATTTTAGATGAGATCGAGGATCCGCACAATTTAGGTTCTATTTTGAGAACAGCTGATGCAGCCGGTGTTGATGGCATCATTATTCCAAAACGCCGCGCTGTTCAGCTCACACAAATCGTGGCTAAAGTTTCAACAGGTGCTATTGAACATGTACCAGTGGCTCGCGTTACGAATATTAATAATACGATCGATGAGTTAAAACAACGTGGTTTTTGGATTTTTGGTACGGATATGCAGGGCCAGGATTATACGCAATGGGATGCTCGCGGCTCAATAGCGATCGTGATCGGCAATGAAGGTAGGGGCATCTCGGCGCAGACAAAGAAAAAAGTTGATCAAATGCTGACGATTCCAATGGCTGGACACGTCCAGTCGCTTAATGCCAGTGTTGCGGCTGCTTTGTTAATTTATCAAGCCTTCAATAGTCGGCGTTTGAAAAAATGA
- the secE gene encoding preprotein translocase subunit SecE, with product MIRYIKGTIEEMKRVTWLNGSETSRDTSYVVVTSILFSSFLALADFLVGIGIKFLMNK from the coding sequence ATGATTCGTTATATTAAAGGCACAATTGAAGAGATGAAGCGTGTAACTTGGTTGAACGGCAGTGAGACGAGCCGTGATACAAGTTATGTCGTTGTGACATCCATTCTATTTTCAAGTTTTTTGGCACTTGCTGACTTTTTGGTCGGTATTGGCATCAAATTCTTGATGAATAAATAA
- the gntK gene encoding gluconokinase, which produces MDYMIGVDLGTTSTKSVLFDLEGHVLASSSKGYPLYRDEPDMAEEDPNEIFEALIDSLTDVVRAGKLKAGDQIRGVSFSSAMHSLIAFDKNWKALTRVITWADGRAFKYSEELKANGVGQEIYSKTGTPIHPMAPLSKLLWLKNERPDIYGQAAHYLGIKEYIFHRLFGANKVDISIASGTGLFNIFQLKWDKQALELTGLSLDQLPTPVDPYEIERGMVQEYAKVIGLPADTPFIYGAGDGPLSNLGVNAIQPGVAAVTIGTSGAIRVVTDKPKIDPKGRTFTYALDRDHWVVGGPVNNGGDVFRWARDNLFDAEKSTAALLGIESYDLLTEIASKVPAGADGLLFHPYLSGERAPIWDANARGSFFGLTHYHTRAHMVRAVLEGIIFNIYMVALALEEVVGELKSVQATGGFAHSPLWRQMLADIFEQSVTVPQSIESGALAATVVGQKALGLTDKIENIADMVGDAKTYEPNPENYDVYRELTPIFIRLSRQLETEYANIANFQREHVHVKTTEQ; this is translated from the coding sequence ATGGATTACATGATTGGTGTTGACCTTGGTACGACCAGTACAAAATCAGTATTGTTCGATTTAGAAGGTCATGTTCTTGCTTCCTCAAGCAAAGGCTATCCGCTTTATCGCGATGAACCGGATATGGCTGAAGAAGATCCAAATGAAATTTTTGAGGCTTTGATTGATTCCTTGACCGACGTTGTTCGGGCTGGCAAATTAAAAGCTGGTGATCAAATTCGCGGCGTCTCTTTTAGCTCAGCAATGCATTCACTGATTGCTTTTGATAAAAATTGGAAAGCCTTGACTCGGGTCATCACTTGGGCAGACGGGCGCGCCTTTAAGTATTCCGAAGAGCTGAAAGCTAATGGCGTTGGCCAAGAAATTTACAGTAAGACAGGGACACCGATTCATCCGATGGCGCCTCTTAGCAAATTGCTTTGGTTAAAAAACGAAAGGCCGGACATCTATGGTCAGGCAGCTCATTATTTAGGTATTAAGGAATATATTTTTCATCGTCTATTCGGTGCTAATAAAGTTGATATTTCGATTGCTTCGGGTACGGGACTCTTTAATATTTTTCAACTAAAGTGGGACAAACAAGCATTAGAATTAACGGGCTTGTCCCTTGATCAGCTGCCGACTCCGGTCGACCCCTACGAAATCGAACGCGGCATGGTTCAAGAATATGCTAAAGTGATCGGTTTGCCAGCTGACACGCCTTTTATTTATGGCGCTGGTGATGGTCCACTATCCAACCTAGGCGTTAATGCGATTCAACCAGGTGTTGCGGCTGTGACTATCGGGACTTCTGGTGCAATTCGAGTTGTGACCGATAAGCCCAAAATTGATCCAAAAGGACGGACCTTTACTTACGCACTAGATCGTGATCACTGGGTCGTTGGCGGTCCGGTCAACAATGGCGGTGATGTTTTCCGCTGGGCTCGAGACAATTTGTTTGATGCCGAGAAATCAACCGCTGCTTTGTTAGGGATCGAGTCTTATGATCTGTTAACGGAAATCGCTTCAAAGGTACCTGCGGGTGCTGATGGCTTGCTGTTTCACCCTTATTTAAGCGGCGAAAGAGCGCCAATTTGGGATGCTAATGCTCGAGGCTCTTTCTTTGGTCTGACACATTATCATACGCGCGCCCATATGGTCCGTGCCGTTCTTGAAGGCATTATCTTCAATATTTATATGGTTGCTTTAGCTTTGGAAGAGGTTGTCGGCGAATTAAAGTCGGTCCAAGCGACTGGCGGTTTTGCTCACTCTCCTTTATGGCGGCAAATGCTGGCTGATATTTTTGAACAGTCGGTTACAGTCCCGCAGTCGATCGAGTCTGGTGCATTAGCAGCGACGGTCGTTGGCCAAAAGGCGCTAGGTCTAACTGACAAAATTGAAAATATCGCTGACATGGTTGGCGATGCGAAGACTTACGAACCAAATCCGGAAAATTACGATGTTTATCGCGAATTAACACCGATCTTTATTCGTTTGAGCCGTCAATTAGAAACGGAATACGCAAATATTGCTAATTTCCAACGCGAACATGTTCATGTTAAAACGACGGAACAATAA
- a CDS encoding gluconate:H+ symporter — MSSLAAVTVDPKTGFFSWLVNGFNIWPFLILILGIILLLTLILKFKINTFVTLIVVSIVVAFALGMNPAGIADAIKNGIGGTLGELVVVFGFGSMIGRLVSDSGGSYRIAKTLIAKFGKKRLQWAVAFASFIIGISLLFEVGLVVLIPIVFTIALEADVPLLYLGIPMATALSAAQGFLPPQPSPTAVTNILGANLGMVLIYGILVAIPAMIIAGPVFTKIAQKYVPKAFKITKHLDALGTVKEFKLEDTPSFGISILTSLMAVIFMVVTTIITMVVNGGKQVYGGVIGDTAWKAMTTAAQHGYLLHPTDFQKIIAFLGNPLIAMVIALLFALWSMGPHQGRSIKDVNNTLSDAIKSIANLLMVIGGGAAFKGVLTAGGISTAIAQAFAHSSMSPILFAWLVAVIIRVSVGSATVAGMTSAGIVAPIVASQTAINPAFVVLAIGAGSLAASHVNDAGFWMFKEFFDLDVKETLKTWTVLETLISVVGLLMVLLLSSIFH, encoded by the coding sequence ATGTCATCACTTGCAGCAGTTACCGTTGATCCGAAGACTGGCTTTTTTTCTTGGCTTGTCAACGGGTTCAACATTTGGCCCTTTCTGATTTTAATTTTAGGAATCATTTTACTTTTAACCTTGATTTTAAAGTTTAAAATCAATACTTTTGTCACTTTGATCGTCGTTTCAATCGTTGTTGCCTTTGCCTTGGGTATGAATCCCGCTGGTATTGCCGATGCGATTAAAAACGGCATTGGTGGTACCTTAGGCGAATTAGTCGTTGTCTTTGGTTTCGGTTCGATGATCGGCCGTCTTGTTTCAGATTCTGGTGGATCCTATAGGATCGCAAAGACATTGATAGCAAAATTTGGTAAAAAACGCCTGCAATGGGCCGTTGCGTTTGCCTCATTTATTATTGGTATTTCACTGTTATTTGAAGTTGGCTTAGTTGTTTTGATCCCGATCGTCTTTACGATCGCATTGGAAGCCGATGTGCCATTGCTCTATTTGGGTATTCCAATGGCAACTGCTTTATCAGCTGCGCAGGGATTCCTACCGCCGCAGCCTTCGCCGACCGCTGTGACGAACATTCTTGGTGCTAATTTAGGAATGGTTTTGATTTATGGCATCTTAGTTGCTATCCCAGCTATGATCATCGCTGGTCCGGTATTTACAAAAATTGCTCAAAAATATGTGCCGAAGGCTTTTAAAATCACAAAGCATTTGGATGCATTAGGAACGGTCAAGGAATTCAAGCTGGAAGATACACCTTCATTTGGTATTTCCATTCTGACTTCTTTGATGGCGGTTATTTTTATGGTTGTGACCACGATCATCACGATGGTCGTGAATGGCGGCAAACAAGTTTACGGCGGTGTGATCGGTGATACCGCTTGGAAAGCTATGACGACAGCCGCTCAGCATGGTTATCTGCTTCACCCGACTGATTTTCAAAAAATTATTGCTTTTCTTGGCAATCCTTTGATCGCCATGGTCATTGCACTATTGTTTGCTTTGTGGTCTATGGGCCCGCACCAAGGCCGTTCGATCAAAGACGTCAATAATACTTTGTCTGATGCGATCAAATCAATTGCTAATTTATTGATGGTTATCGGTGGCGGTGCAGCTTTTAAAGGTGTTTTAACGGCGGGTGGTATTTCAACTGCGATCGCGCAGGCCTTTGCTCATTCGTCAATGTCGCCAATTTTGTTTGCTTGGTTAGTGGCTGTTATTATTCGTGTTTCAGTTGGTTCGGCTACCGTTGCTGGCATGACTTCCGCCGGTATTGTGGCCCCGATCGTGGCTTCTCAAACGGCGATCAATCCGGCCTTCGTTGTTTTGGCTATTGGTGCTGGATCCTTAGCTGCCAGTCATGTGAATGATGCTGGATTTTGGATGTTTAAAGAATTTTTCGATCTTGATGTGAAAGAAACCTTGAAAACCTGGACTGTTTTGGAAACACTGATCTCTGTGGTTGGTTTGCTGATGGTCCTGCTATTGTCGTCTATTTTTCATTGA
- a CDS encoding class I SAM-dependent methyltransferase encodes MVKKAEQYFTSQPTSTHDFHTIHFDFAGKQLVFQTDAGVFSKSRIDYGTVVLLSAVHDYFAEIPAGKILDLGTGYGPVGVAIKAIDQTKDVVMVDVNQRSLALAEENLAANHYQAQILQSNIYENITDQFAAIIVNPPIRAGKEVVTKMLIEARKQLVAGGMIFAVLQKKQGAHSAEKHLRDAFGNVEVLKRDKGYYVLRSIRN; translated from the coding sequence ATGGTTAAAAAAGCAGAGCAGTATTTTACAAGTCAACCAACTTCCACGCATGATTTTCACACGATTCATTTCGATTTTGCCGGCAAACAGTTAGTTTTTCAAACGGATGCCGGTGTTTTTTCAAAATCACGTATTGATTATGGGACAGTTGTTTTGCTATCAGCTGTTCATGACTATTTTGCCGAGATCCCGGCTGGCAAGATTCTTGATTTAGGAACCGGCTATGGACCAGTTGGTGTTGCGATCAAAGCTATTGATCAGACCAAAGATGTCGTCATGGTAGATGTTAATCAGCGTTCGCTTGCGTTAGCTGAAGAAAATTTAGCTGCTAATCATTATCAGGCTCAGATTTTACAATCAAATATCTATGAAAATATAACTGACCAATTTGCAGCTATTATTGTCAATCCGCCTATCCGAGCTGGCAAAGAAGTCGTGACCAAAATGTTGATCGAGGCAAGAAAACAGCTTGTTGCCGGCGGCATGATCTTTGCCGTTTTACAAAAAAAACAAGGCGCACATTCAGCTGAAAAACATCTTCGCGATGCATTCGGCAATGTCGAAGTTTTAAAACGTGATAAAGGATATTATGTCTTACGATCGATCCGAAATTGA
- the rplA gene encoding 50S ribosomal protein L1 yields MSKKHSKNYLVAAEKIDASKKYPLTDAASLVKDISFTKFDSNVEIVFDLNVDTTKADQQLRGAIVLPNGSGNAKKVAVFAEGDKAKDAVKAGADFVGTDELVQKVQAGWTDFDVAIATPDQMAKVGRIGRVLGPKGLMPNPKEGTVTMDVTKAVNDAKGGQVTYRTDKNGNVAVPVGKVSFESDKLSQNAKAVSSVILGARPSTVKGTYVLSAHLASTMGPGVELDVSSL; encoded by the coding sequence ATGAGTAAGAAGCATAGTAAAAATTATTTGGTTGCTGCCGAGAAGATCGATGCTTCTAAGAAGTATCCATTGACAGATGCCGCATCCCTTGTAAAGGACATTTCCTTTACAAAGTTTGATTCAAATGTTGAAATTGTGTTTGATCTAAATGTTGACACAACCAAGGCTGACCAGCAATTGCGTGGTGCGATCGTTTTACCTAATGGCTCTGGTAATGCTAAAAAGGTCGCTGTCTTCGCTGAAGGTGATAAAGCAAAGGACGCTGTTAAAGCTGGAGCTGATTTTGTCGGTACAGATGAACTAGTTCAAAAAGTTCAAGCTGGCTGGACAGACTTCGATGTCGCGATCGCAACGCCTGACCAAATGGCCAAAGTTGGTCGTATCGGTCGTGTTTTGGGACCTAAGGGCTTAATGCCCAACCCTAAAGAGGGTACAGTCACAATGGATGTTACGAAGGCTGTTAACGATGCAAAGGGTGGACAAGTAACTTATCGAACTGATAAAAATGGTAATGTTGCTGTTCCTGTTGGCAAAGTTTCCTTTGAAAGTGACAAACTTTCTCAAAATGCCAAGGCCGTCTCATCAGTTATTTTAGGTGCACGTCCAAGCACTGTTAAAGGTACTTATGTGCTAAGTGCTCATTTGGCTTCTACAATGGGTCCTGGTGTTGAATTGGATGTTTCATCCTTATAA
- the rplJ gene encoding 50S ribosomal protein L10 has protein sequence MSEKTIAVKAQKVDEVADLFENSVSAVVANVRGLTVAQADDLRSQLRDEGISLKVIKNKILIRAAEKAGYSDLNDIFNGPSAIAFSKEDVVAPARILKKFSKTAEALELKGGVIDRKVADLDTINRYAALPSKETLLQQLLAEFQSPLRSFMYAVKAVAEQREADGETA, from the coding sequence ATGAGCGAAAAAACGATTGCAGTCAAAGCCCAAAAAGTTGATGAAGTTGCTGATCTGTTTGAAAATTCAGTTTCAGCTGTTGTTGCTAATGTTCGTGGCTTAACTGTCGCACAAGCTGATGATTTGCGTTCCCAACTTCGTGATGAAGGTATTTCACTCAAGGTTATTAAAAATAAGATTTTGATTCGTGCCGCTGAAAAAGCCGGATACAGCGATTTAAATGATATTTTTAACGGACCTTCTGCGATTGCCTTTTCCAAAGAAGATGTTGTTGCACCTGCCCGTATTTTAAAGAAATTCAGCAAGACTGCTGAAGCTTTGGAATTAAAAGGTGGCGTAATCGACCGAAAAGTCGCAGATCTTGACACGATCAACCGTTATGCCGCATTGCCTTCTAAAGAGACTTTGCTACAACAGTTATTGGCTGAATTTCAGTCACCACTCCGCAGCTTTATGTATGCTGTTAAAGCAGTTGCTGAACAGCGCGAAGCAGATGGCGAGACAGCCTGA